A genomic window from Anthocerotibacter panamensis C109 includes:
- a CDS encoding helix-turn-helix domain-containing protein: MHREDVKAAIRKAYGTIEKFAAAQGLRDSSVYHALRPPNKLEPKSEPTDRVIATFLGEPLHVVFPDRYKAPLTTTTPNTRRLGNGTSV, encoded by the coding sequence ATGCACCGCGAAGACGTAAAGGCTGCCATTCGTAAGGCGTATGGAACGATTGAAAAGTTTGCTGCGGCGCAAGGGTTGCGCGATTCCTCCGTGTACCATGCCTTGCGCCCTCCAAACAAGCTAGAGCCCAAATCAGAGCCTACTGATAGGGTGATAGCTACTTTTTTAGGTGAGCCGCTACATGTGGTTTTCCCAGATCGATACAAAGCACCTTTGACCACGACTACACCCAATACTCGAAGGCTTGGTAATGGCACCTCGGTTTAG
- a CDS encoding tetratricopeptide repeat protein — protein MSKRRKPVSSGAEPFSAFAQRLKLIVGTQRGAIAKFARRIAPSDIKNQKAWDSLIRAYLTGMTRPGADKVAEIASTAGVASDWLMLGNGPMDKASEFYEGRSPPSTQPELQVTWTIADEILKDAKALLQLGEYIGAIDKLKKCLRTGEILGQSWVENQLYCINNLGRCHYLLARGVDENLNLAQDYYETSLSLATQIADKNMICESHVNLGNCELRRGHFIEAEKLFKQAEAEADDLNSQVNKRHVLQGLGTLAAAIGDLDMSLQCYLACVDVKDDSLDKRFAEKYYALWNNIGFTYLHLGDYERASYYLQKVLKYTNSLKDNYVKAFVLENLGLNEELNGNLEKAQYYYQESLEAHRLPGALIQLSGLLSGEPAQLLAKEGMEMLINQPFEAVLDQSFSWNTLIQVLGNSVIPYARKWINKITECLRSDQKFWQTPSRSKLLKLIGGQST, from the coding sequence ATGTCTAAGCGTCGCAAGCCTGTTTCTTCAGGTGCAGAGCCATTTTCAGCGTTTGCCCAACGTCTCAAACTGATTGTTGGCACGCAGCGGGGGGCCATAGCTAAATTTGCAAGGCGCATAGCGCCTTCCGATATCAAAAATCAAAAGGCTTGGGATAGTCTGATCAGGGCGTACCTCACTGGTATGACTAGACCTGGTGCTGATAAAGTGGCCGAGATTGCAAGTACGGCAGGGGTAGCAAGTGACTGGTTGATGCTTGGTAACGGGCCAATGGATAAAGCTTCTGAGTTTTATGAAGGCCGCTCTCCACCCTCCACTCAGCCAGAACTCCAAGTAACGTGGACAATTGCAGATGAGATCCTTAAGGATGCTAAAGCTTTGCTTCAATTAGGTGAGTATATCGGGGCTATAGATAAGCTTAAAAAATGCCTACGCACTGGGGAGATTCTGGGGCAATCTTGGGTTGAAAATCAACTTTATTGTATAAATAATTTAGGGCGCTGCCATTATCTACTAGCCAGGGGAGTTGATGAGAATTTGAATCTGGCCCAGGATTATTATGAGACTTCTCTTTCTTTGGCTACACAAATTGCTGATAAAAATATGATTTGTGAATCCCATGTTAATTTGGGGAACTGTGAACTTCGTCGCGGGCATTTTATCGAGGCAGAGAAACTCTTCAAGCAGGCCGAAGCTGAAGCTGATGATTTGAACTCACAAGTGAACAAGCGCCATGTTCTCCAGGGATTAGGTACCCTTGCTGCTGCAATTGGAGACCTGGATATGTCATTACAATGCTACTTAGCCTGCGTTGATGTCAAAGACGATAGCTTAGACAAGAGATTTGCAGAGAAATATTACGCCCTATGGAATAACATAGGTTTCACGTACTTGCACTTAGGTGATTATGAAAGGGCAAGTTATTATCTTCAGAAAGTGCTTAAATATACAAATTCATTGAAAGATAATTATGTGAAAGCTTTTGTTTTAGAGAATCTCGGCCTTAATGAGGAACTAAATGGAAATCTTGAGAAAGCCCAATATTATTATCAAGAAAGCCTTGAAGCCCATCGATTACCTGGAGCACTCATACAACTTTCAGGTTTATTATCAGGAGAACCTGCTCAACTTCTAGCCAAAGAAGGGATGGAAATGCTTATCAACCAACCTTTTGAGGCAGTTCTTGATCAATCATTCTCCTGGAATACTCTTATTCAAGTTTTAGGAAATTCTGTTATTCCTTATGCTCGGAAGTGGATTAACAAAATAACAGAGTGTCTGCGGAGTGATCAGAAATTCTGGCAGACACCCTCAAGAAGCAAGCTGTTGAAGCTTATTGGTGGTCAATCTACTTAG